Genomic segment of Salarias fasciatus unplaced genomic scaffold, fSalaFa1.1, whole genome shotgun sequence:
TGCAGTTTCGttgtgtatttgttgttgtAGGAAGTTCTTTGCCAGTTAAATTAATCAAATTCTAAACAACTGAACTGAGTGCTGCACTTTGAAATACATTGCCTTGACCAAATACCACACACTGATATGTTGGTACAATTCTATTCTGTACCATATTATGGACtttgtcattgttttcattgttgtcGGTGGAGATAAACTGCCTGTTAATCAGATGACTGCAATTTTAAAAACTGAGAATAATGACCTGTAAAGTTGTGTTGGTACATTAAGTACACTTTAGTGATGTTACCTGTCAGTTTGATTGCATTTCTCTAATTATCTCTTAATATATTGCTCACCTGGTCTGATTGTTAAACATTGTTGCTAATTTAAACGTTAACAACACCTTTGGCCTGCGTGTGTCAGTCGATCACAAAAGAGAGCGTGGAGACTCAGGAATGACCGGGAGCAAACAAAGCAAGACGAACCAACAACCACACAAGAGGAGCGAAGGGGATGAATAGGAAAAACACAGGTGCAAACACCAGGAAGTCTGGCAAGACTGGGATTTTAGGTTATTCCTTGATAGCCTGAAGAGGGATCATGTAGTCCCTGCTTAGGAATGCAGCCGCCGATTGTAAATGCGCCACTCAACAGCCACCTTTAGCACTTCTTTTCACtcgtaaatgcagccgatactgttcagcttgttggttcatgcatacctctcATGGGGAGGGGGACGCTTGAGTAGAGCTAGGACGTACTTAGGGCTTCCCTCCTGAGTATGGCAAAGAAGATTATTTTATAAACGCAATGATTTCGTTAGTCATTACAAATTGGGATGTAACTCCAAGGGATTGATGGGGGCCCAGTTGAGACTGAGGTTTGCCGCAAACTccaatgtttggagttcctttgttgcaaactgcatttcagCGTACAATCCAAGCAGACACAGCAACATAGAAGAACAgcatgtgacctgaagactaAATGTTCGCTAAGTCTTGGACGAGGTTTGGGTTTCATTCTTGTTGAACCCTATACTGCTGAAGGAGAGCCAACACATGAAGCAAGACAAAGGATCAAAACTCGCCTTCAAAGCTTCCTCTGTTTCATCAGTATCCAGATGCTTCTTGCCATTCAAGCGTGCACAATTGAGCACGCaaaggaaccagaggaggattGGTTCATGGGTATCCCTGAACTAAAGGCTTTCATGGCAATCGTCAACTGGCGAGGGGTGAGAAAAGTTCCATCATTGTCTGACAAGTGGTCAGAGCTGTATGGAAACAAATGGATCATGGCAACAATGTCTAGAGACCGCTTCAAAAACATCATGCGTCACCTATGCATTGATAGCAAGAGCACCCGGGCTGAGCGACTGCAGACAGACAAGTTTCAAAAATTTCTGAATTGTGGGAATCATTTCGAAAGAACTTCGTCACATTCTTCAGACCTGGTCGTCACATCACAATCGATGAACAGTTCTACCCATCAAAGACACGTTGCCCTTTTCTGCAGTACATCGCAACAAAACCGGATAAGTTTGGCATCAAGTTTTGGGTGGCTTGCGACCTGAAATCAAATTACATCTGCAACGTCTTTCCGTATGTGGGCAAAGAACCCGTTCGTCCCAAAGAAGAGAGACTGTCTGAGAGTGTGGTGATGAAGTTGATGGAACCATTTCTGGACCAGgacaaaacagacagaactGTCACAACGGACAATTTCTTTACATCACTCTCACTTGCAAAAAGGTTGCGCAGCCAGAAAATTACCATTCTTGGGACACTCAATaagatttacagagaaattCCCCCTTCTGCTCGAGTGATAAACAGCAATGACTTCTGCACCCAGGTGTTTTCCACAACTGACGCCACCCTGATAGTGTGTGCAGCCAGCCTGAAGAAGATGGTCCACGTGTTGAGCAGTATGCACAGTGTGATTCATCCTGAGAACAGCCGCAAAAGAAAGCCAAGCACCGTCACCCAGTACAATGCCACCAAATGTGGTGTCGATGCCATGGAACAAATGGTGCGGGCATACAGCGCACCGGCAGTAATATGGAGATGGCCAGTCACTGTGTTCTATAACATGGTTGACATGGCAGCCCTGAATGAGCGACTGATCAGTGTAAATGGTTTAGCTGCACGCAGGGGCTACTAGGGTTGTTTGTAAAACAATGAAGGCAGCTAGCGGGCTGAGATGAGTGGGAGGCTAACACAATATGATCACAACGAGCGACTGGTCAGACCGCATTCCATGGCGTGGAGATCGGATGAGCCTCTTCAGCTCGGATCAAATCATACCACGTCAGCCTTTCTGGGCACTAAGGAAACGAGCACACGGGGAAAGACCATTAGCTGATAGGAACAAGACCAAGCAGAGGGGCGGAACCCACGGGGTCCTGACACTGTttctgaagacaaactgaagtTCATAGGAGAGTTCATCTTAAAAACTTCGCTCAAATTCAAACTGCCTCTGTAGCAGAGCAAAAAAGCCCAATCAtcaaatgtggatttttttaaacatcctaTTTCTTTCATCCAAAGGTCGGACTGGACTCAGGCCATATTTACAACCCTTTGATGGTCTGACAGGGAAAAATCAGCAACCAGGggaaaaaagactgaaagagGTTGATTgtaccaaaaacaacaacaaaaactctttattttcACGTCAAACCAGATTTACAGACGTCATGTTCCATCACATGAGGGCGTCAGGTCCATGTTTACTTTCCTTTCAGGTCAAAGATCTGGTGGCTCTCGATGAGGATGAACTCCACTATCTGGTTCTGGAACGCCATGTTGACGGCCATGTTTGCTGCATCCTGCTCGTGCCACATCAGTGTTGGGCCAAAAACAATACTGACACCCTGAGTGGACATCAGATTCCTTCTGGAAAAGGCCAGAACCCTgaaacacagcattaaaaaaaagaaaacaagagtgAACACATGGCAAAGTTCTCTGTTTAGTTCTGTGTCACAAACCTGGAGTCGCTGACCGAGCTGGAATGGATGTAAACTAAACAGAGCAAACTGAAATGGCCACTACTCATATTAATGATCCTGGAGAaactggtggaggaggaggagcctccaTCTAGAAGTCTAAACATTCCTCTCCGTCCAGATCTAAAATCCTCCAGAAGTCTTTGGAGGGCGAGGTGGAGCTGTGCTGTGGCCCAGGTGAAGCTACGCTGTAGCTCACCTGGAGCTGAGTTGTAGTTCGGTTGGTGTTGTGGTGCAGCTGAGGTGGAGTTGTACCTGTGCAGGTGGCTGAATAAGACCTTCATGGTGTCCTGGTTGGGTTTTGGCATCTGCTCAATCAGCTTCTTCACAGCTTGAACCTTCTGTTGTGGTTCCTGGATTTCTGTTCAAAGGGCAGCAGATGGTTGGTGTTAAGACGATTCAAGGTCCGTCCAGGAAGCATCCACCCCCTTTCACCTACAGCCTGATTCCAAAATGGAGGAAATTCTTCATTTTCCTCATCAATCTACACACATCTGCAAGTATTCACTCCATTTGCTGCCCCTATAGGGCCCCACAGCTGAAAGAAGCAAAGCCATGAAGTCAGAGGAATTGTCTGTAGACCTCTGAGACAGAAGGCTCAGGTCTGAGAAAGGGTCCAGAAAAATTTCTGAAGAGCACAGTGGTCTCCACCATTCAGAACCACCAAGACTCTTCTAGAGCCAGACGCCATCGGGGGAGACGAGCCTTggagaaccttccagaaggACTCAGGTCTTTATGGTAGAGCGGCCAGACGGAGCCTCTCCTCAGTAAAGCTGCTCAGAGTTTGACAAAAGGCTCCTAAAGGAATCTCAGACCATGAGGAACAAGATTCTCTGAACCATTTGTCCTGAATGTCAGGCGTCATGTCTGGAGGAAGCATGGTGAATACTTATCTACAagtcatatttcagtttttcatttttaagaaatTTTAAGAAAATTCTAAAAAACTTTTAGACTTTGTCATTCGGGGGTATTTTGTGTACAttgatgacagaaaaaaaagaatttaaaatgaagGGTAGAAGTGTAAACCTTGGAAAAATCAAAGGAAGCATGAGCCTTGAAGCCGAAGCTCCCAGGAACAAACTGAACAGAGTTTATTCAGATGTGGTTCATCAGCTTCAGAAACATCCAAACGAAACCGGATGTGGTGAAGCTAATACTCACTGATGGCCTCAACAAACCGCTGGAAGAACCTGGAGGGGAACAGCGGCTCCGGCAGCTCCCTGAAGAACATCTTGAGGGCTCCCGTGATGACGTGGATGTCCTCCCACTGgctgtggtccaggtccagttcCTCCTCTGACCACAAGACAGTCCACACCTTTAAACCCTCCTCACGAATCAAAGGAAACCAGCATGATCACCGAGACAAACCTTGATCTACTATGAAGCGGAGTTTCTGGATCGTCGCCAAGTTTCCACTGACTCGGTAGATACCGTCGGCCTGCAGGCCTGCAGACACAGCCAGTGTCATCAAGCAAAGAAATAAGAATCAAACCAGGGGTCAGCTGTGTGCCAGGAGATGACCAGTGCGTGTATTtagttgtgtgtgtggagtgtgtacCTCGTTTTTCCACGGCGCGTATACAGGTCTGAACAAACTTGGGTACCGTGGTTCCTTCCCGTTCACACAGCGTCGAGAGGTTGCAGCCAAACACTCTGTCTGAAGCAGACACCATGACACCAGTCAGGCCGGTTCCTGATCGCTTTCAACTGATCTGAACTGATGTCACTTTTTAATTTCTCGAAGGTTTTGTTGAAGGAAACATTGACATTTTGAAATTCATAATATCTTCCGATGAAATTGCAAGTTTTCtattaaacaacaaaaaaagaaggggtCTGTGTTGAACCTCTGCTGAACGTGGACCCGAGAAAGGCTGGAAGACACTGAGCCGAGCAGAATCACTGGTGCAGCTTCTGAAGTGAAGAACTGTTTGATTTCTTATCTGACCCAGCCTTCTACATGAATGAACATGAATATCTTGGTcactgtggtcttaaacacctacAGATGACAACGTgaattaaattcaaataatttcaaATCAATTCACTTTAGATTTATTGATAAAACACCGAATCCAACATAGTCAACTCAAGGTACTTTTGCAGAGAAAAATTATTCCACTTGAACAGGCATGGAAGCCCATGTAAAGGAAAAACTGcctttaaaaaggaagaaacctctgcagaaccaggttcaggtCCAGGACTGGAGGCTTTCTGCAGGACCAGGCGCTAATGAGCAACAAGCTGTCCTGGTCCCCCAGAGCCTGCTGTTCCTCCCTGagcctcagtgtgtctctcttctccctcctcacctgctTCTACCTATCATTCAATTATCCTATCGTGGTTCGTCTCCCCTCCTCCTGGGTGTATTTAAACTCCGCTGGTTGTCTCCCTGTCTTCCAGACAGTTGTACTTCATGCCTTGTTCTCTTGACTCTACTTACTCCTCTGACTTCATCCCCTTTGGATTTGTTAGCCTGAGGTTACTGCTCGGTGGGAAGGATGGGGGCGGGGGGCTGAAATAAAGACCTGGGTTCGGGcataacaaaagcaaaaaaaaaaaaaaagtgcttagAGCACTTAGGGGCgctctgggtctggtttacTCACTGGAGCAATTCCAAGACTCACCACCAGACTcataaaacaaactgaatccTTTGAAAACCTTACTGCTATGATGAGAAAGCAACTTCAAACTGGATGCtcagaggaagagctgctgacCCCGGAGCTGAAAGTGGTTGGCTTTTTACACAGCAGGAGCAAAAACATGTAAAAGGATGCAGTATCTACATGTCTCACACTGccaagaaacacagaaactcagagacgagagcagcagcagtcaccATGCGGTTCATCAGCAGGAAGTGCAGGAACAGTTCATTAATGCAAGCTATGAAACTGAAAGGTTCACGTGTGTACATCAAAGAACATCtaacccaaaaaagaaaaaacgtgacagaaaacaaaaaaaaaagtcacaacagGAGGAGCAAAAACTGTTCTGACCATAAAACCTTCTCACTCATATAATACTGTCAGCTGCAGCGGCCAAAcgcaacaaaaagaaagagtcTGGTACAACTGAAACTTAACAAGACATGGAGATCATCTAAACTCAAGGCCTGCAATCAGAGCAGCCCAGAGCATCATGGGAACTGTGGACGAGCTGCAGAGATCCACAACCTGTCCACAGGACAACAACAGTCTGCGCAAGAAGGACGTTTGACACAGCAGACATGGAGGAAGCAGGTCTGCTCAGAGGGAACCAGGACGGAGCGTGAAAGAGTGGAACCCAGACACACACCTTTGATGAAGCCTTTCTCCTGTAGCGTCTTCATGGACGGGCGTCTCGTGATGAACTTCTTCAGCCGGTTCTTCACTCGGTTCTTGTCGCTGCTGTCAGACGTGCTGTGTTTCAGCTTCGCACTGCCGAACATGTCTTCAGGAAGGTCGAACACAAAGCAACACGTCACCAAACAACAGTCGACATCAAATCTGGAACATCTGCTCTGAATCCTCCAAATGATGGGAAAATTGAAACACAATTTAAGTGTTTGCGTTTTTACAAGTTGATCAAATTTGAGACAGATTCTAttaatgaagaagaaaagactcAAACAAATAACACATCAGACATTCAGTGTTGTTGATTCTCACAGTTGGTTTTGtccattttctctgtttaagACGGTCGATTCTCAGAGGAGCTGAAACTCCGGCTTCCTTTAGTGATTCAGTTATTGTAATTCTGGGGAGCTGAGCTGGACTGCTCCTCTATCTGTAGGCTAAGTCTTTCTGTTCGGGTACTCACTGATGGAGCGCCGGTGGGCTGGGATACGCGGTTTGGCACTGGGCGAGGCAGAAGTATATCCGGGTAGTGAACTGTGTCTGGGTGAAAGGTCTGTGCTGTTTGACCTCCGCAGAGGAAATTCACTGCGATCTTCAGTCTGGAGGGAAAAGTCACAGCCAGTCACTGAAATGCTTTCGTCCCACCTTTGTCCCATCAGTTTGACAATCGTCAGGAGGACTGTGGGTCCTGAGAAGCAGGAATCTGATCTTACTGAAGAGCTGGCGGCCTTTTTGATGGCGTGGAACCATCGGCTGGCAGTGGACTGACAGTCGTCCTGAATGAGGTACTGGCTGCCTTTGCTTGTCGTGATCTGGAAGAGTCACACGTTACAGACAGAGAAACCCTGAATCTGTATTTTCAACCAAGTTCAGTCAGTTAAAATCCCCTGAGAGCATCGGGAGTCATTATCGTGTTTACCTGGAAAACATTTTTCCTGCTGGATTTCTCGGTCGTCCACTCCATCAAGGCTCCGCTCAGCTCCACCACATCCGTCCTACCGCCTGCTTTCTGAGGAAAACACAGTGATGGAcaccaggtcagaggtcagaggtcccATAATGCTCCACTGGTGTCTTCAGACATGATGGGactgcacgcagccagagaaaCGAAGGTTCTCCTACCAGACCGTGCTCCGGTTTGTCTTTGCTGAACAGCAGCTGGTCTGCCGTCAGCACGGCCCACATGGCCGTccagttcttcctctgcttcttaCCACTCTCTGAAATTTTCGCCATGTTCATTTGTTCACCTTTCAGATTAAGCTGGAAACACAAATTGAAACAGGAGTTAGACACTTCTCACGCGCTGAGATCGCTCCTTCAAATAAACTTTGAGTTTTTTGATGAGTCACAGCTGAAACTGTTCTCACATTACAGCCACAAATGTAAATGTCCGTCTTGTATGTGACAGaacaacacaacatgacacatTATAAGATGAGCCTAATCCTGAATTAGAGACCGTGTCAGCCTCCCTAACTGAAACtggaagctggttccacatgacaggatgCAGTGAGCAGCACTCTGAACCAAGTGTTCTGCTGGATCACATGAGACCAACAGCTCTTTCAGAAATGATGGAATCTGTCTGCTGAGATAAaacttttctatttaaaaaaaaaaaaaaaaaaagcttaaattaGAGCTTCTTCAGGACACTCTGGACCATTTTCCAgagaacctgctgcaggtttagaGCCAGTCCTCTTCCTGGAGTCCCTGTTCCTGCAtgcttcagctctctctctGACAGGCCCATGGAAACTCTCTATTTCAGATTCTGGTGGGTTTATCTGTGAGGAATACATTTTTTCTCTTGAGGGTCATGGGTGATTGTGCCTTTTTAACTGagattgtattttcttttttcttttttttgtttccttgtcGCTGATTGGCTTGGAatttgatggatttatcacCATGTTCAAAGTTATCCATTCACTGCAgttgaaactgtttttcttaaaaaaatttATTTAGGCTCAATGTTAATTTTCTGAACTCGGTCAACATATGTTCCTTCTTGGAAGCAGATGGCGCCGTCTCCAAGGCCTTTATTTTACCTTTGTCTGGCCTGAGCAAACCTGGGTCCttttctttggattttttttttctttgtatagttgtt
This window contains:
- the LOC115384469 gene encoding rho GTPase-activating protein 15-like yields the protein MAASSPSDPQTGSLDPVKLRIKTPQSSTDRLSQSKSMVLQDSDLPQKPPWRHRRNQSQHNTVDAGAALLDPLLNLKGEQMNMAKISESGKKQRKNWTAMWAVLTADQLLFSKDKPEHGLKAGGRTDVVELSGALMEWTTEKSSRKNVFQITTSKGSQYLIQDDCQSTASRWFHAIKKAASSSTEDRSEFPLRRSNSTDLSPRHSSLPGYTSASPSAKPRIPAHRRSINMFGSAKLKHSTSDSSDKNRVKNRLKKFITRRPSMKTLQEKGFIKDRVFGCNLSTLCEREGTTVPKFVQTCIRAVEKRGLQADGIYRVSGNLATIQKLRFIVDQEEELDLDHSQWEDIHVITGALKMFFRELPEPLFPSRFFQRFVEAIKIQEPQQKVQAVKKLIEQMPKPNQDTMKVLFSHLHRVLAFSRRNLMSTQGVSIVFGPTLMWHEQDAANMAVNMAFQNQIVEFILIESHQIFDLKGK